The DNA segment tttgacaaTGTAGTGAATATATCCTATGTTCAATATCTTCTGTAAAATCTCTCAAACAGACTGGTTTTTGTCTCCCTGGAATTAAATTCGAAAAAAGgggaatgtagaaatatatctatcatcagtctagtggctagtctatatcaTTTTAAGAACATAAAGTGATCTATCGTCTTGTGCGTATGAAAATATCATTACTTTGATATATCCCAGGCGGCCTTATAAAACGTATTACCGTCTGAAGGCTATTTAACAAACATTGTAGTTCGGTGGTTGGGGGAATCATGAATGTTTCATTGCATCAGAATCATTTCTTTTTATACCAGTAGAAAACAAGActtagctttttatatactttaaattgCAGAGGAGGTTCGCAAGGAAACTAATGACTCTAACTCTGAACGAACTTTCCTCGATTCCGTGTTGTCACCAGGATCAGCACTGGCAGGCGGTGTACAAGGTGCTGCTATTGGAATTCTATCGTCAACAGTCAACTTCTTTACGGGACTATTTCATTCCAACAAACGCTCTAATAATGTAAGTGGcgcttaaggtttagcagtatatcacaaaaacaacaaattttttagcaaatgaacagcatcttgacacacaacttatctggcCAATAATgattttactgttctgtcccacggtgatggatacttaaaatattctaaatgagttgtccccctttaaataagaatgccatatgtaaagaaataaatgtaaacaattgtcaaaatgatgttttacctagttatgtaaagattaaacactcgcacgagtgcaaatgcatcaaaacgaagacatgtaacagctttttaaaaatggtgagtttttaaaggcgctggactgtccagaagtgtggccccttcatgtagtccctttccggaattcaatacatatatgaataaattgacaatggttttgtacaataatgtgaatgttttatatgctgttatattttcatgtaaaacaatgcttactttctatgatttgatgacgttcaaactttttttctccgaaacaggGACCTATACCTTAAGGCCTTGCAAGTTTTCCGTCATcataatatatatgtaactttACATTACGAGGACCTGGTAAAAATAGGAAAAGAAATCATGTATCACCATGCCTATTCTTTGTTACTAAAATACAATTTTAGGCGCAGTTTACATCTTTTTTATAGTTATCCAAGCTGATGGATGCGTACAGAGAAAGTCAAAACGCTGTCGAACGCACTTCCGATAAACGTCGCGATGTTATTGTCCGGATGCAGACACAGCGGAAGGAAGCACTGGAACGCCTAGCGACGCTTAAAAAGCTCGGCAGTGAAACTGGTAtggacatatacatgtatatatttttgcagGAATGATGAAGATGACATAGTGCAACAACAGTGTCTGTAACCGACCAACCTATCTAAATAGTATCATAGTTTCACAGGAACATTAATATCCTAATCACGGGAACAATAAGTTCAAAGATCGGTTGCGCTCGTTCTTACCGTGCACGTCAATCATAACTTTTGACAGGGTTCGGGCCTATTGCATTTCTTCGATGCTTTCAGTAGAAGTTAAAATGCTATTTTAGATAGGTCTTGTGGTAAAGTTCCAATCGCTTTGAAGGGAATAGATGTTGAGCTTTTCACATTCCTACCTAAGACAGATAAAGAAATTTAAATGAGAATATGTGAAGTTTATAAATGCAATTATTCAAAGACtggaaaaaaagtattaaaaaagtattaactttatattacattttatttaaatgttttcagcaaCACTTGGCAACGTTGAAAGTCTCCGAGAAGCGCATGCGCAGCTTGGTAACGTTGACAGGCAGTTCACACGGATCATAGAGTTTTGGTCGGGAATGGCGGCTGCACTGAAAATTCTCAGAGACGACACAACATCTTCTAAATCCTATCTTCTGCAAATCGAGAACCCTAAACACGCAGACAGGTTTAAAAAATCCATTGAACGGGCTGAAAATGTAAGTGAAAGTTGTTTCTCCATATTTATGTTACTCATTACCAGGCAGTAAcatcaaaaacataaaatgacaTTGCTTTTGACTTTTTCGCTACTTCACATGATTGCGAGTATATAAACTATGGAACCGTGTTACGTCgtgtatgcaaaatatcaaaaataagttCTGGGGCATTCAGAAGAAATGATCACAACAGCATCTAGCTAGCCTTTAACCACAAGGAAATAATGACTTTGTATTAAACTTTTTCTCGAAgtaaacataattgagccgcaccatgaaaaaacaaacatagtgcatttgcgaccagcatggatccagaccagcctacgcatccgcgcagtttggtcaggagccatgctgttcgctttcaaagcctattacaattagagaaaccgttagcgaacaacatagatccttaccagactgcgcgaatgcgcacactggtctggattcatgctggtcgcaaatgcactatgttggttttctcatggtgcggctcaaaagtCTTTTAACctttgttaatatttcattgatGGTCACTGCACCTATGACGACCTATGCAGTAGGTTCATATGGAATATTTTTCTGTCAGACTGTTTGATTGCCATTTTAAACTGTATTTCAGCTGTTAATGGGTCAGTTAACCTGCATCGTTTTCCTTAATTATTCGCATTAAGTATCTATGGAGAAAGGTGAATTACTTATAACTTACTGCGCTTGCCAACGTGAACTCGGCCGGAGGTTGAACCCGTAACCTCTAGAGTTGCAGTATCGTGATCCTGTTACTGAGATTAACATACGGGCTTTACTTTCTAATAACTATAATAATTTGTTCACAGGGTTGGAAGTTTTTTGGTCGTATCTGCAGCGATTATGTGCAAGAGAACGACACAGAGATCTGCTCGCTCTACAACTTCCTGTCTGCGCCGATAGACAACATGGGTACCAACGCACGTGCACAGCGTCAGCGTGAACTTCTTCTAAAAATAGAGGACGACATTAACAACACATACCCAAAAGACGAAGAATAAAACTGATCAAATATCAGCAAAACATTTCTATCACTCACTGTTTACATGTATTCAGTAATATGCAACAATCTTTAATACTATCTATCGGAATACTTGAACTTGGAAACATTTAAGATGATTTATCCATGAAAGTTACCCAGTTTAATAAACAGATCACATTTCTcgtgtacatgtattaaataaatGTCGCTGCTGAATTACTAATTACAGAGTTCCTGAATACTGTTATAAAGTGAAGTAAACAATTTTTACCagaaataattaattacaaaatacAGATACTGTAAAGAATCAACTTGTGACCTTTAGGTAGGGATACTGACCATATACCCGTGGCTAAAGTGTAGctttgtatataaactgacatTCAATTTTGCTTGCACGAAGTTGATGGCGATAAATAAGTACAAAATACCACTGACTGTATCTCCTAAACTGTAACTAAAATAGTTTGTGTTATGTAATTGATCAAGAACTGTCTGTATGACACTTATATGCCCAAGTGGTTGCCTCagtatttaattttgtattttgcggCCTTAACCTTTGGCAAAATGATCTAATAAATAAGGGgcatctactgactacaggcacCATCCTAATGTCGCAGGGTCAAATATTTTCTATccattgtattaaataaaacagttacaaaacatatttattcagcCTGTTGTTTTGTGCTAGATATaatatttcagcaatattcataAACAGGTAGAAGCCTCTCAGGAACCATAGAAGGGACGACTTCATTTTTCCCGTGTGATACTTATTATGTACCTTAGGTGCTTTTCTTCTCATTCCAGGAAACAGACGTAACATGATGatcttatttctgttttgaataCAACTTGTATTGTtataacatacatatttttcagtCATTCGTTCATGCTTTCATTCAATCACACACTagttcatttattcattcattcattcattcatacaCACACACATTCGAAGTCGGTTATCTTGGGTCAATAAATAAGTCACCCGGTAAAATCATTGTAAAACCATCCTATAGAGGCAATGTTTCTATTTGATTTACATGAATTTAGTTAGAATAGTTTGATTTCATGAAGTCTAGATCGGTGTGAATACTGCGTTACTtgggattaaaaattaggtcactatgttaaattatagaaaaaaaatgctaACCATCTAGAGACCTAATCACCTACTTCTAACCCAGTTACAAATTCGTGCAACATTttgttaagacaaacattctgaccaagtcgcAATCCGATTGGGCCAGAATTGTGATCTATGAAGTTGTTTTCGTCGGATAGTCACTTGAAGGTCACGGGGCGATCATACTAGCTCATCTTGACTATTTTTGTCTCAGATATATAGAACTTCCTATGTAGTAAAGTGTTATGACGGAAGGTCAATCAGTCAGACCTTATCACcgttaggccataccaaattgattaatagttcttcggaaaattttcaaaaaaaaataggagcgggcgagcgaaatttttattttatttttttttttctcaattttgattttttcagaggcgggtagattttacatggagcgagcgggcgttttttatttttttcccagcttgaacccttggggaggcggttatgattatatataaagttaacatttctttagaaataacacagaaatcaaacatttacagtgtgggtaacacagtatatagcttttctatatgttttaaagactacatgaatgattttgcaaataaattcatgccaaaactcactgaatcactttatttttttattttgtatttttaattactaaggaatgggtgtcttattttaattttgatttttctacattaatctgaagtcgtgcctatttaatggcacaggatgaggaatattcaagacaaaacaggcacgtgattgtgtggaataacatttcttctgaaacacagttagatggctttgacacatgaacaaatttgtgcccctagtggaactccaacccatagaggtgaggggaagtaataaaccacttgaccagtgagaccaaacggagttgggcatacagatgcttcgacattgcgcgaatccctttggaataatttcttaacagatcatgatcaggctagcttaaagagaattcctatagtttttttcctttcatagaattttttcaaattcacatatatgaaaggaaaatttatgctgaaaacaatgaacaaatgaaaacaatgggtcaccaggcttgtttttgtgaaaaattgttttgaacacacccactgttgctgaaactgccagcgatttttcaacattttcataattttctgcatttttataaataccaaccaaaatatacattaagacagcacaataatgtttattctttttacaaattttattatatacttatttgatatcatagtcatatttgtaatactatatccttacaataatgggtacaaatgaaaaaaaaattcttgtttcatattcacttttgtgaacttttttacaatgaaaaatacccttagtgaagaatattttttaatttgaaaaaactgtttcatagaattttttgctgttttttcttgtgtataaataattgtactGTGAGCGTAAAAatagctaaaaatgtatgggtcaccaggctaaattttatgttaagacgcttgaatacaacacctgttcggacgaaaatgGCGCGAATCTGACaaaattgatacatgtatatctgctagaagttaaaatttttttttaaaaattcttaattctttctataattgaatactaaataatctgaaaggtgatactgtgtcatcagtactaagtcaattgtcttacattatatgagcaacactgtctttgtactaaaatgcgatgtgaaaacacaaccacaaacaTGGCAAGATACCATGTCAGGCATTaaacttgtcaatacaacataaaccagtatcaacatttgattactgataaaacttatcaaaaatgatatttcattcaagaatcctcatatttaagattgtcggTTACATGTTACAActaatgttgacttcacttcagttttccatagaaagtgtcagctgcgcagaaagatgcgcataaaaaactgtAGGATTTCCCtttaagcttttgtggtagagattcatttcaggcaaaaataataacagacggacaaagaatgatcccaatatggccacccttaaaagtgttgtttgttgtgctttgactgaactagaaatttagagttggggaagtctgttttttttcagtttctttcgttcaatcaatttacagccaattttaaatatatcctggcgtcatgtatacaaacaggcaaaactggggttacaaattattttcatatcaacactacttattgaaaagctaaacaatttttaaattgactaaatgcgttttgatagaatatctgactgctgtactaaagaagttacgttcaaaaagatttggcgcgagacaatgtgataggtcggtcaggatctgtgaacaaatatttttttaagatagtagttggcctcagctttgggctctagatctaacatgctgaattaaacaactgataacaaatggtttgaaaactttatatctgaacaatatttccaaatatttttaactgcatccccgtgcacgtcttacaagtcgggcttcgttcttttcactgtattgaacaaaagtagaatgtgcctatttcattacctaccggcacatcgaaggccatgtgtggcactagcacagacactccagatttaaaacaaatgatgaacaacaccataattcctgactttttgagtttggattataagctacatgtattacggacgcatgaaatccgatcaatatcactttgacgcattaaaacagcgataaaacctgttttgccgttattatttcGGTCcgcgtaatcgaaaaaaaaaatttttttttttcggagatttttatgtacgtgcgggcgggtaatttttatttttttttctcgggaatgaaattattgatgcggtagttccgacgaacgacatatcaatttggcatggccttataattacattaagtagTACGTATGACAACTATGAAATATCAGATAATGAAATAAGTCAACCTGATGTAGCCTCTACATTATTAGCATATCAGATAACATACTACTATATATAGCTATATTTACACACACACTTGGGGTCAGGACGTCCCTCTCCACCGCCCCTGCCAACTGTTAGCCAGCATTTTTACACGTACTGAGCGTAGaaaatggggttttttttaaatttcagcatgttttttttaaaaaagcaccatttttaCAATCAATGTTCTTTAAGATTTAAAGAGAATCGATAGTAAAAAGGTTCATTTTTCAATTAactgtaaaaatgtgcattttttaaaacatgctgaaattgtaacaaaactcgTGTTTTAATCATCACCTACGCTCAGCACTTGTTATAATTCTAAATAATACTGGCTAACAGCTGGCAGGGTGGGATGGGGGATAGGTCCTGACCTTAAGTATctgtatatatttatagtttaactagtttaaacccttttttttatctACCTCGTACCTTGTTAAGGTTAGCAAATATGGGGGTTGCTAACGGTTGCCCACCTGTAAAACTTAAGTAGATTATAGATTATGACGAATTAAGTTATTGCTGCTCTTACTTCATTAAACCTTAATACATGTTTGACATCATGTTACATATCAGTGGGTTTTTAAGTGGAAATAACCGAATAAATGGAAAACCAAACACACTTTCGAGTTCTCATATATTATGGCGACACCGCAGAAGAAACAGTGTCCTGAGAATACAGGATCTTCAACTCTGACGACTGGATCCGCTGGCAGTTCCGGAGGAATGATGATTGTACCAACGGTAACTTTCTTATTTACTCTAattagttaaaaattaaaaaatttcaaagggAATCTTTATAAAATAGAATTTCGTTTTCAATATATTTCAGGGCGGAACCAGGATTTcaatgttgtgtgtgtgtgtggggggggggggggggggggggggaaagggggcAAGGTGGGTAGTGGACTTTATTTTTACGTTATCTTTATAGTGATGTTgacatgactggtctgttcagcACCTGTTATGTACGCCAGCAGACAGCTTTTGTTTGTTAGTTGATTGATGATGTTAAGAACTGTCCCCACCAAACACACATCCAACCCCTCTTCTATACTCGCTCCCGTGGTATTTTTTCTGGTCTCACTAATTTCAACTAAAGAACTCTTAAAGCCGACCTATAAAGAATTTCGTGTCGGTTGACCCCTGTGAGTTTTAGCTGTTTACGCAGTTAATGAGAATCAATAAATCTACTTTCGGTTCCGCTTTTGGCCGACATAGCTATAAATAGCAAGGATTACCGGCTAACAAGTTTTATGTAATGCGAATGAATAAATCCATTTTCGGTTCTTCGTACCGTGTAAAATGATAATGCGCTGTATAGTTATAAATAGCTAGGATTAACAGCTGTTAATTACATGTAGTTAGATCTCTAAATAGTAACAACGAAAAGTTCATGTTTTTCGTGTCTACTTTCGGTTTCGTTTTTACAAAATGGAATTTTATCATAAGGTAggtgaatgaaaacaaaattaattaagtATGTAGgattaacattatttttaaagCTCAGATGAAAGTCATATTGTCAATCTAAAGTtgtgatattacatttaaaaatacagtaatgTTAAATAAACCGATCGCTCAAACGGTTGACCCACTTTTATACATACACGTTCCacttaaaaacaacataacatgaATGAGATCTAAAcgcattttctgatttttttaaaaaaatatttatacatatttgcTGGTGTCGAAATCGGTATAAGTGTTCAGTTATTCACTTAAGTATTCTACACtatattttagttaaaatttaTTACAGGCTTATTTAGTTTTTCTAGTCTTATGTCATATCACGTGCACAATATCTGAAGAAGTAACTGCCGACCAAACCTGTTCAACTGACGGGGAATGCATGGAGAAAACTGACATGTATTCGCGCATTGTgccgacggtaaataaaactcaCAGGGGTCTTCAAGTTATACAAGATACCATATTATAATATCAATAATTCTTGTCCTTCACTAAatgtgtaaataatgttttttaaagaaaaaagccCAACAGAAATATGTCTAAACGACCACATCTGTTAAAGCTATGTAAAATGAAACCAGTAAAAGCAAGATAACAATGCATATGAATTTTCTATATGTTCAAGTATTTCATTCTCGCGTACCAAGTTTTTTGGACTATGTTAAATCTACGATGGATAAGGATGTATATACGTTCACGCTTGATCTATcttataatttgtttgtatttatatcAGGAGCTCCCGGCAGAGACGCAGGAAGTTCTGCACACGATCGCCACTCTGGAAATGTACAGAGCGCAGAGAGAAGTTGCCAACTACCTGGAGCTCGCCTATCTACAACTTGCTGACCACCCGGAACAAGCAAAAGAGGTACAACGTGTAACATACTATAAAAATGAGTCCAACCCTTGTGGAGACGTCACGACTTGTAATACATAGGTTGATGCTCTGAAATTATTGATAGTCACAAAGACGTCTTCTTTGTAAAGCCTATGTTTTTGCTAACAGCATCCGGGAAGATCAAATGATGATATATTTAGACATGTATTTGATTATTTATCCGATCGTTTTTATATGCAAATACTAATAAGCCAAAAGATGAAAAGTTAAGTTCAAACTAAAGTACATATTGTTTTCATTGATAATTGAAGGTGCGACTGACGGCACACTCAGCTCGAACCCAACACCTGATGACGTCGGGGTTGATGAAGAAGTTCACAGTGACAGCAGCCCATATTGTCAATACCATGATACCCATGATCCTCGACGCCGTCGTTGAGCTCCAGGTAAATTACAATACTGGCATGATTATACGTTTTTATAGCGAATACAcagatgatttgaaatatttatcagTACTGTAGCGCCATATAGTGTACTCAGTTTGACATCAACATTTTAATTTCACATGAATAAAAAAAGAACTCATTCAGAATAACCATGTACAAGGGACTAGAGAATACTTTCATAGAAACAAAGTTTTACCAGCAATGTGTTAATGAGTCTATAAACAAAACTTCCCAAGGAGAGCTTGAAAATCATACATGAAACTGTATAGATCTGTAGGGCTGATATTCAGAGCACGGCTAGATATATAGACGGCATAATACAATATACAGATAAACTTACAACACGTGGACGTGATATGTTTGAATGTTTTCAGAGTGCAGCAGTTGTAAAGGAAATATTTGGTCAGATCATCAAAACTGCAGAAGAAATGAAAACCGAAACCGAGGCTACCCAGCAACGGTAAGgtcaatgtacaaatgtatatgataaaaaagtaaGAGAGAGGCATATTTCGTATGAAAGTGCTATAAGCGATACGTAAACTAGAAATTATGCAACATCGATAATAAAAAGATTTTCGTAAACAAATACACTTTTGGTTTTGGTAAATCTGGTAAGATACACATTTCGTCTTATCTCTTAAAAGCTCCCAGCAGTGAGCGTTTCTATTAATCGAGAGACGTCACGTACTGACCAGATATATTCCAAGATCGGTAAGTGAACGCCCTATGTGGAGTTACCGCATCGGATCATATCAAAGGGCATGCAGTCAGCAATAGTTTGTTGGCGGCCAGATACAGGCCCTACGTTTTCGCCTGATGTTTGACGATTCCGGTCTCCGCCAAACGATATAAATTAGATATTAGGGAAAATATTACGATATTTACAGATATATGGAAATTCAGACCGAAGTTCAGAAGAATATGGCGAGTGTTACCAGTAGGAATAAAGAGGTAGTTAGCGAGAAGGAAAGAATCCGTGTAGAAATGGAACGTGAAAAACAACTGGCGAAAGCGGCTAAACTGGCCCAGGAggaactggatgaagaaaaacagaaaatggaGGAAGAGTTGACGGTTCTAAAGTCAAACAGAGATAAGTGGATGGAACAAGCAGGTAAGTGTGGTCACCCTCGACTGAAAACAACAAAGAATTAACAGGAAAAACTTATAACAAGTACACATGAAAAAAAGACTGTTAAGTTCAagtgaaatgattttaaagaaagatgGTGAATAAcgaatttatatcatatatattatacGCTGATCGTATGTTTTCTTTATCTGGAGGAAATAAAACACAGGCGTTTGTGTATATTGCCATAAATGGAAACAACGTAGTATAGTATCTACTGGTAAATAAACAGAAAATCTGGTACATCCTTTCGTTTTACAGCAGTTATCTAACCTGTTCTGAATAAGTGATGGAAGTGCAGGATCAGCATACAGTACAGACAGAAAAGTGTATATATCACTGTTAACTAAGGTGATATAAGAAAATGTCATATGTGTCCAATATCACTTTGGTACCGTTCTTGCtcaattttctttaatatgattttCTCCAGGACATGCTGGTAGAAGTATGGGCGAGGAGAAGACAGTGTTTGATTCCGTTCTGTCACCAGGCGCGGCACTTGGCGGGGGTATTGGCGGGGTAGCAGTGGGTCTGATATCCGCAGGCGTCAATTTTTTCACTGGATTATTTCGTTCAGACAAGCGTCAGAAACACGTTAGTCAGTCCTCagtatttttaaatcaaatacacAACAGTAATTAGTAATAGCAGTAAATGAagagaaattttattttgatattcattatAAAGCATTGAGGTACAGTGACTCATGAGTAAAAGAACAGTAAACCTGACTTTTGattatttctaaaacaatatttgtttgtgCTTGATTTCTAGTTTCATAAACTGATGGATGCATATAGAGAAAGCCAGAACAGTGTGGAACGTGTTATGGGTCAAAAACGAGATGTAATTGGTCGAATGCACGAACAGCGCAAGGAAGCCCTGGAACGATTGTCAACACTCAAGAAACTTGGAATGGAAACAGGTTTGTTTCAATGTTTGGTACCTTAATCACTATGAGcattatgttattgtaatttagtAAACTATTTTTACAGATATCGTCTAGGAAACTAGAAATGGGAATTGTGGAACTGGTTTGGattgaatacttgtttaccagAGAGGTACTTAAAAGTGCAACACATATTACAAAAGTATGTATACATCATGTGTTTGCACGTTATACATATTTCATGAAGCAAATAACAACGTTTTCCAAGCTATGGACTTAAGTGAGATATCTTCACTTTTCATAGACGTATAGCCAGCTTAGCTGTACCTAAGCGCATCACGATTTCAGTATTGAGATTGCAAATGAGGAATGACAATGGGAAATGTGAAatgattatttatcaaatatattactTTCATTCCGAGAAAGAATATTCAAACTATAAAAGACAATTAATGGCCTATGATCAGCTAATGAAcaaatgatcaatgataaaaTCACGAATAGTTGATCCATAATAAGCATAGCATTTTGAGAGGGATATCCTTAGTTCGACAACACAGGTGCCAGGTCAACTGATTTGACACAATCATGTGCACGATAATAACaagtttgaaaacaataaaagctGGAGTTCTCATATAATTGCATTAGTATGTTTACCTGACTGGCGTTTGCATAATGCTTATCAACAGCGTTAAACCTAAACACAGACTAAAATATGGTCAAAGGGAGAtaaattcagtttaaaatttGCGACTTCTAACAGAAGATATAGTCTTTAAAGACGTAGCTTTCGTGTCTGTGCATTTTTCAGTACTGAAAACTAACTATTAAATAATCACAGTCCGGTGCAACATCCATATTttccatgatatatatttttctttaaaagctAATCTTGGAAACGTTGAAAGTTTGAGAGAAGCCCATGCGCAGCTTggaaatgttgacagacaatTCACACGAATAATCGAATTCTGGTCCAATATGGCTG comes from the Mercenaria mercenaria strain notata chromosome 9, MADL_Memer_1, whole genome shotgun sequence genome and includes:
- the LOC123546644 gene encoding uncharacterized protein LOC123546644; this translates as MAESDFLPNEFEREDLPPMTSASTGDSGEASLSQRDMHVQTREVLQTIATLEMYRAQREVANYMELAYLRLADHPDQAREVRMTAHSARTQHIMTAGLMKKFTVTASHIVKTMIPMILDAVTELQSAEVVKDIFGQIIQIAEEMKVETESTQKRYLEIQAQVQENMANVSKRNKFVIDEQKRLNLEMEREKQLARAAELAREELNEEKQRMEAELKLLQSKREECWTNAEEVRKETNDSNSERTFLDSVLSPGSALAGGVQGAAIGILSSTVNFFTGLFHSNKRSNNLSKLMDAYRESQNAVERTSDKRRDVIVRMQTQRKEALERLATLKKLGSETATLGNVESLREAHAQLGNVDRQFTRIIEFWSGMAAALKILRDDTTSSKSYLLQIENPKHADRFKKSIERAENGWKFFGRICSDYVQENDTEICSLYNFLSAPIDNMGTNARAQRQRELLLKIEDDINNTYPKDEE
- the LOC123546645 gene encoding uncharacterized protein LOC123546645 isoform X2 — its product is MATPQKKQCPENTGSSTLTTGSAGSSGGMMIVPTELPAETQEVLHTIATLEMYRAQREVANYLELAYLQLADHPEQAKEVRLTAHSARTQHLMTSGLMKKFTVTAAHIVNTMIPMILDAVVELQSAAVVKEIFGQIIKTAEEMKTETEATQQRYMEIQTEVQKNMASVTSRNKEVVSEKERIRVEMEREKQLAKAAKLAQEELDEEKQKMEEELTVLKSNRDKWMEQAGHAGRSMGEEKTVFDSVLSPGAALGGGIGGVAVGLISAGVNFFTGLFRSDKRQKHFHKLMDAYRESQNSVERVMGQKRDVIGRMHEQRKEALERLSTLKKLGMETANLGNVESLREAHAQLGNVDRQFTRIIEFWSNMAAALKALRDESTSGSVYLSQIENPKHAERFKASIGRAEKGWKFFGRICSDYVQESDTEIYTLYNFLSAPIDSMAASARAQRQQEVLLAIEADIENTYPDPK
- the LOC123546645 gene encoding uncharacterized protein LOC123546645 isoform X1 translates to MEFYHKAYLVFLVLCHITCTISEEVTADQTCSTDGECMEKTDMYSRIVPTELPAETQEVLHTIATLEMYRAQREVANYLELAYLQLADHPEQAKEVRLTAHSARTQHLMTSGLMKKFTVTAAHIVNTMIPMILDAVVELQSAAVVKEIFGQIIKTAEEMKTETEATQQRYMEIQTEVQKNMASVTSRNKEVVSEKERIRVEMEREKQLAKAAKLAQEELDEEKQKMEEELTVLKSNRDKWMEQAGHAGRSMGEEKTVFDSVLSPGAALGGGIGGVAVGLISAGVNFFTGLFRSDKRQKHFHKLMDAYRESQNSVERVMGQKRDVIGRMHEQRKEALERLSTLKKLGMETANLGNVESLREAHAQLGNVDRQFTRIIEFWSNMAAALKALRDESTSGSVYLSQIENPKHAERFKASIGRAEKGWKFFGRICSDYVQESDTEIYTLYNFLSAPIDSMAASARAQRQQEVLLAIEADIENTYPDPK